From one Mangrovibacterium diazotrophicum genomic stretch:
- a CDS encoding TlpA disulfide reductase family protein: MKLFNFRKGMAALALAGLSVSAFQSNAATDGGKYSIRIKLENVNDDATVMLGWQENGKMNVDTMQLNADRQFVFEGEVPVNNRGFLKMAHEKIDPTLPPSQDDGISVYLDEGATLITGKDSLISAKVSGTRNNEVLQELNALRKPIEKKMDALNAPYSAAMQAGDNAKVAELQEAYNKLSEEKKAEEKAFAMSHPNSDVSLDWLRQNVNVVQERHLANEVFDSFSEELKKGPAGIIYSNILKQTKPADIGSEAPDLAAKQPNGEKLSLRSLRGQYVLLDFWASWCGPCRRENPNLVQAYNSYKDKNFTILGYSLDGGGNALNSWTEAIEKDGLVWNQISDLAGWQSLGVQLYGVNSVPTNFLIDPEGKIIAKNLRGEDLENKLKEILN; the protein is encoded by the coding sequence ATGAAATTATTCAATTTTAGAAAAGGTATGGCCGCCCTTGCTTTGGCAGGCCTTTCAGTATCGGCTTTTCAGTCGAATGCAGCCACTGATGGCGGTAAATACTCAATTCGTATCAAGTTGGAAAATGTCAACGATGATGCGACAGTTATGCTTGGTTGGCAAGAGAACGGCAAAATGAACGTGGACACGATGCAGTTGAATGCTGACCGCCAATTTGTTTTCGAAGGAGAAGTTCCGGTTAACAACCGTGGGTTCCTGAAAATGGCACATGAAAAAATCGATCCAACTTTACCTCCTTCTCAGGACGACGGTATTTCGGTTTACTTGGATGAAGGAGCAACCCTGATTACCGGAAAAGATTCGTTGATCAGCGCAAAGGTTAGCGGTACCCGGAACAATGAAGTACTGCAAGAACTGAATGCATTGAGAAAACCGATTGAGAAAAAAATGGATGCTTTGAATGCGCCTTATTCTGCGGCTATGCAGGCAGGCGACAACGCAAAAGTTGCCGAACTTCAAGAAGCTTATAATAAGCTGTCTGAAGAAAAGAAAGCCGAAGAGAAGGCGTTTGCGATGAGCCATCCCAATTCGGATGTTAGCTTAGATTGGTTACGTCAAAACGTGAATGTTGTTCAGGAACGTCATTTAGCAAACGAGGTTTTCGATAGCTTTTCAGAAGAACTAAAGAAAGGACCAGCAGGTATAATCTATTCGAACATCCTTAAACAAACCAAGCCGGCAGATATCGGTTCTGAAGCACCTGACCTGGCTGCCAAACAACCAAATGGTGAAAAGTTGAGTCTGCGCTCATTGCGCGGTCAATATGTTTTGTTGGATTTCTGGGCATCGTGGTGTGGTCCATGTCGTCGCGAAAACCCAAACCTGGTGCAAGCTTACAATAGCTATAAAGATAAAAACTTCACCATTCTCGGTTATTCGTTGGATGGCGGAGGTAATGCTCTGAACAGCTGGACTGAGGCAATTGAAAAAGATGGTTTGGTATGGAACCAGATTTCAGACTTGGCCGGATGGCAAAGTTTAGGTGTGCAGCTCTACGGAGTGAACAGTGTACCGACCAATTTCCTGATTGATCCAGAAGGAAAGATTATTGCAAAAAATCTTCGCGGAGAAGACCTGGAGAACAAATTGAAAGAGATTCTAAACTAA
- a CDS encoding RNA polymerase sigma-70 factor — MSEKNESILLDGIVRKDSQAFARLYSMYHAALFRFSEAYVYDSQQAEDIIQEVFIKLWEMPTIPVERSLKSYLFQMVKNRCLDHLRSLQVEDKNKKKLFEAQAVSDSTDLELDEKSTAIIKNAIEQLPEQCKQVYLLAVFQNMKYQDIADELNISVSAVKVQMFRARKYLKENLSGLRESLSLFSLFEKLHRFKKF, encoded by the coding sequence ATGAGTGAAAAAAACGAATCCATACTTCTAGACGGCATTGTCAGGAAAGACAGTCAGGCGTTTGCCCGCCTGTATTCCATGTATCATGCGGCTTTGTTTCGTTTTTCGGAAGCTTATGTTTATGATTCACAGCAGGCAGAAGATATCATTCAGGAGGTGTTTATAAAGCTTTGGGAAATGCCCACTATTCCGGTCGAACGCTCTCTTAAATCCTACTTGTTTCAGATGGTGAAAAACCGCTGTCTCGATCATTTGCGTTCGCTGCAGGTAGAAGACAAAAACAAAAAGAAATTGTTTGAAGCCCAGGCCGTATCCGACTCAACCGATTTGGAGTTGGACGAGAAAAGCACCGCAATCATCAAGAATGCCATTGAACAACTCCCCGAACAATGCAAGCAAGTCTATCTGCTTGCGGTTTTCCAAAACATGAAATACCAGGATATCGCGGATGAATTGAATATATCGGTCAGCGCGGTAAAAGTGCAAATGTTTCGCGCCCGGAAATACTTAAAAGAGAACCTGAGTGGATTGCGTGAAAGCTTGTCTTTATTCTCCCTTTTCGAAAAACTACATCGGTTCAAAAAATTCTGA
- a CDS encoding TlpA family protein disulfide reductase has protein sequence MVRKILGLMAMLCLFFSMAKAQNESNDQTKTVLKAGDICPAFALKDTTGAEVSFESFRGKYVYIDVWASWCYPCRKEIPFFKQLEKDFEGKNIAFVGVNVDFRDFRWLGSIQFDHIEGIQWKVVDKGFEEAFGIDRIPRCILLGPDGNVLKIKITRPSDPKTKEFLSDLKGI, from the coding sequence ATGGTACGGAAAATTTTAGGTTTAATGGCCATGCTATGTCTTTTTTTTAGCATGGCAAAGGCTCAGAATGAATCAAACGATCAAACGAAAACAGTGCTAAAGGCGGGCGATATTTGCCCTGCCTTTGCCTTGAAGGATACAACCGGAGCCGAAGTAAGTTTCGAAAGCTTTCGTGGAAAATATGTGTACATCGATGTGTGGGCTTCCTGGTGTTACCCTTGTCGCAAAGAGATTCCTTTTTTTAAGCAACTCGAAAAGGATTTTGAAGGAAAGAACATCGCCTTCGTTGGTGTAAATGTCGACTTCCGTGATTTTCGATGGTTGGGCTCAATCCAGTTCGATCACATCGAAGGCATTCAATGGAAGGTCGTAGACAAGGGCTTTGAAGAAGCATTCGGAATTGATCGGATCCCCCGTTGTATTCTCCTGGGACCAGACGGCAACGTGTTAAAAATAAAAATCACACGTCCTTCCGATCCCAAAACGAAAGAATTCTTATCAGACTTAAAGGGTATATAA
- a CDS encoding RagB/SusD family nutrient uptake outer membrane protein: MRKLFNLIITAFAVMVSFTSCDDFLTVEPKDMVSVDKALSSRDGYVAALVGVYEKMRTSYSPSSFLFCSGTDELANIYAFPSYSAFPSLNSCYNHDYDDTNFDDASGSAFLSMYELLVNINVIIEHLETSDVLSDEEFALIEGEAKGLRALIQFDLWRLYGPVPGEDMSDLVLPYALTASKDPLSYSTYPEYFTLLLADLNDARADLAVSDPILKYSNDELSESGSIDGYNDLNWYYRQNRMNYYAVTGLLARVEQWMGNKDQAVTYAKEVIAAKNEDGSSKFSLGTTSNIGDGDYAFSTEHLFGVKITEYDDEDYNSYNAAAVGDSYYLEGTSWDGTVRAFENYTTDIRYVGLMGTLSSNAMVYNAKVTKKYSNMSEEDSGEKSIPVIRLAEMYLIVVEADSDLGEAQTYYEKLLNTRNDDIKTITEDNQADIAFAQYVKELWAEGQIFYACKRQNRSTLPVSGASISTADYRVKLPSGETNADL; encoded by the coding sequence ATGAGAAAATTATTTAATCTGATAATAACAGCATTTGCAGTGATGGTGAGTTTCACGTCCTGCGATGATTTCCTGACAGTGGAACCTAAAGATATGGTTTCTGTTGATAAAGCTTTGTCCAGCAGAGATGGATATGTTGCCGCATTGGTGGGCGTCTATGAAAAGATGAGGACTTCGTATTCTCCAAGTAGCTTTTTGTTTTGTTCCGGAACCGACGAGCTGGCCAATATTTATGCATTTCCGTCTTATTCAGCTTTCCCGTCGCTAAATAGTTGTTACAACCACGACTACGACGACACGAATTTTGACGATGCCTCGGGATCAGCTTTCCTGAGCATGTATGAGCTTCTGGTCAATATTAATGTGATTATTGAACACCTCGAAACATCCGATGTGCTGTCGGATGAAGAATTTGCACTGATTGAAGGAGAAGCTAAAGGTTTAAGGGCGCTGATTCAATTCGACTTGTGGCGTCTGTACGGCCCGGTTCCCGGAGAAGACATGAGCGACCTGGTTTTGCCTTACGCATTAACGGCGTCTAAAGACCCTCTTAGTTATTCAACTTACCCTGAGTATTTCACGCTGCTGTTGGCCGACCTGAATGATGCCCGTGCCGATTTGGCTGTGTCCGACCCGATTCTGAAATATAGCAATGATGAGCTTAGTGAATCCGGAAGCATTGATGGATACAACGATCTAAACTGGTACTACCGTCAAAACCGGATGAATTATTATGCCGTAACCGGTTTGTTAGCCCGTGTTGAGCAGTGGATGGGGAATAAGGATCAGGCAGTAACCTACGCCAAAGAGGTAATCGCCGCTAAAAACGAAGATGGAAGTTCGAAGTTTTCGTTAGGTACAACTTCAAATATAGGCGATGGCGACTATGCTTTTTCTACAGAACACCTTTTTGGTGTGAAAATAACCGAGTACGATGATGAGGATTACAACTCATACAATGCGGCAGCTGTTGGAGATTCGTATTACTTGGAAGGGACAAGCTGGGATGGAACCGTCAGAGCATTTGAAAACTACACCACCGATATTCGCTACGTTGGATTAATGGGCACACTCTCCAGTAACGCAATGGTTTACAATGCAAAAGTAACGAAGAAGTACAGTAATATGAGCGAAGAAGATAGCGGTGAAAAGAGCATTCCGGTTATCCGTTTAGCCGAAATGTACCTGATTGTTGTTGAAGCTGATTCTGATCTTGGAGAGGCGCAGACATACTACGAAAAGTTGCTTAACACACGAAACGATGATATCAAAACCATCACCGAGGACAACCAGGCAGATATTGCGTTTGCCCAATATGTGAAAGAGCTTTGGGCTGAAGGTCAGATATTTTATGCCTGCAAACGACAAAACCGTTCGACGCTCCCTGTGTCTGGTGCTAGCATTAGCACTGCTGATTATCGTGTGAAATTACCTTCAGGTGAAACCAATGCTGATTTATAG
- a CDS encoding DUF4843 domain-containing protein: protein MKKFSLILINAVIALAGLFTACSEDYPAVYEGKPYLSFPLAEDGGNFYVQGLYQNFYYYDDESRTRDTVYVPLVSVAAIPTENLVVELNVFDSDTVSWSSQVDENTVNAVSGEDYLPFDSDEMKKNLVFHAGLMQDTIPVIILRNEAMKTKTFRLTFCLANSENALAADGEDNRVVIYITDRLSKPSNWDDYYFGAYGDVKLDFMIRHSDLKWNSEDLQSVLDDSFLTSYYKYKFKQDLIKENEALGADGPLREADGTVVSFEYY, encoded by the coding sequence ATGAAAAAATTTAGTTTAATACTTATAAATGCTGTAATTGCCTTGGCAGGCTTGTTTACAGCATGCAGCGAAGACTATCCAGCTGTATATGAAGGAAAACCTTATTTGAGTTTTCCACTTGCCGAAGATGGCGGAAACTTTTATGTGCAGGGACTTTATCAAAATTTCTACTATTACGACGATGAGAGCCGCACCCGCGATACGGTTTATGTGCCTTTAGTTTCGGTTGCCGCGATTCCAACGGAAAATTTGGTTGTGGAGTTGAATGTGTTTGATAGTGATACCGTCTCGTGGAGCTCTCAAGTAGACGAAAATACGGTGAATGCGGTTTCCGGAGAAGATTATCTTCCGTTTGATTCGGACGAAATGAAAAAGAATCTGGTTTTTCATGCAGGTTTGATGCAGGACACAATTCCTGTTATTATTCTTCGAAACGAAGCCATGAAGACAAAAACTTTCCGCTTAACTTTTTGTCTGGCTAATTCGGAAAATGCTCTGGCTGCCGACGGTGAAGACAATCGCGTCGTTATTTATATCACTGATCGATTAAGTAAACCAAGCAACTGGGATGACTATTATTTCGGTGCTTATGGTGACGTAAAGCTCGACTTTATGATCAGACACTCCGATTTAAAGTGGAATTCCGAAGACCTGCAATCAGTGCTCGACGATTCTTTCCTGACATCGTATTACAAGTATAAGTTCAAGCAGGACTTAATTAAAGAGAATGAAGCTTTGGGAGCTGACGGCCCGCTGCGAGAGGCTGATGGAACCGTAGTGAGCTTTGAGTATTACTAA
- a CDS encoding PKD-like family lipoprotein, with translation MTKIKISMLYTLLSSILLISFSCSDDQEYVPEFPELEISFGDLTETHYYNEEFVVTPAISSDDSGFSDLSYKWLLVGADEIRELSTEKDLNLVLDTLGTFVLNYEVTNNQTEVTTSYVVQTLYIRSVTSQGWYVLKETANGNTDVDGFYNGVSNPEYNIVTGRTGESLTGSPKALVFSPAFKINTSSSVYYDNTAPVLLAFSEHGAMSYDVNTTEALGNLDDLFFLDPASSQYAINGAMCNSSKVVLSTENGAYSMNGGNPAFFPVVEGDYKTSGLFTCADYGNTLAYDSKMKRFLFLSENGYNTSDTLGYFKDEFGEFNKDVEFPVNNMNGEIVYLENTTSPGSDGWSTDVYAYSLFKENGTSNEITLLGLDITKFVKSTYYYYPDPTDYSNYTVVRPGEYSPVSYKKVMTASEHEAFVNAGHYALNKSVAIMYYENNGRIGAYNIATDVDNESFITDIPSDEQITFMKYIKCSYQSTDPDFAGLVVATYQESTGTYKIYQYKLEGLSSVTKQNQVLSGTGKVNKVMYVSTTGSSYGSWEGKLYLYN, from the coding sequence ATGACAAAAATAAAGATATCGATGCTGTATACTCTTTTGAGCAGCATCTTACTCATTAGTTTTTCCTGTTCCGATGATCAGGAGTATGTTCCTGAATTTCCCGAGCTGGAAATCTCCTTCGGTGATTTAACCGAGACGCATTACTATAATGAAGAGTTTGTGGTAACACCCGCGATTTCTTCAGATGATTCCGGTTTCAGCGACCTTTCCTACAAATGGTTGCTTGTCGGGGCGGATGAGATTCGTGAGTTATCGACTGAGAAGGACCTGAATCTGGTGTTGGACACCTTAGGTACATTTGTGTTGAATTACGAAGTGACCAATAACCAAACCGAAGTAACAACTTCTTATGTGGTTCAAACACTTTATATCCGTTCTGTAACCAGTCAGGGCTGGTATGTGTTAAAGGAAACAGCCAATGGGAATACTGATGTGGACGGCTTTTACAATGGTGTAAGCAATCCTGAGTACAATATTGTAACAGGAAGAACCGGCGAGAGTTTGACTGGAAGTCCTAAGGCTTTGGTCTTTTCACCTGCATTTAAGATTAATACAAGTTCGTCAGTTTATTACGATAATACAGCACCGGTACTGCTTGCGTTTAGTGAGCACGGGGCAATGTCTTATGACGTGAATACGACAGAGGCTCTTGGAAATCTGGACGATTTGTTCTTCTTAGATCCTGCAAGCAGCCAGTATGCGATTAACGGTGCCATGTGCAACAGCTCCAAAGTGGTACTTTCTACAGAAAACGGCGCTTACTCGATGAATGGCGGTAATCCGGCGTTCTTCCCCGTTGTTGAAGGAGATTACAAGACCAGCGGGCTTTTCACCTGCGCTGACTACGGAAATACTTTGGCGTACGATAGCAAAATGAAGCGGTTCTTGTTCCTTAGCGAAAACGGCTATAATACGTCCGACACGCTCGGCTATTTCAAGGATGAATTTGGCGAGTTTAACAAAGACGTTGAGTTCCCGGTAAATAATATGAATGGTGAAATAGTTTATTTGGAGAACACGACTAGCCCCGGCAGCGATGGTTGGAGTACAGATGTATATGCCTATTCTTTGTTTAAGGAAAACGGGACAAGCAACGAAATAACCCTGTTGGGACTCGACATTACCAAGTTCGTGAAAAGTACTTATTACTATTATCCTGATCCGACAGATTATAGTAATTACACGGTGGTGCGCCCCGGCGAATACAGTCCGGTTAGTTATAAAAAGGTAATGACTGCGAGCGAGCACGAGGCTTTTGTAAACGCTGGTCATTATGCGCTGAATAAAAGTGTGGCAATTATGTATTACGAGAACAATGGACGAATCGGAGCCTACAATATTGCAACTGACGTGGATAACGAGTCTTTTATTACCGATATTCCTTCGGATGAGCAGATAACATTCATGAAATACATTAAGTGCTCTTACCAGTCAACCGATCCTGATTTTGCAGGGCTTGTTGTAGCGACCTATCAGGAGTCAACCGGAACGTACAAAATTTATCAGTACAAACTTGAAGGCTTATCCAGTGTCACAAAACAAAATCAGGTTTTAAGCGGCACCGGTAAGGTAAACAAAGTAATGTATGTTTCAACTACAGGTAGCTCTTATGGCTCCTGGGAGGGTAAACTTTATCTTTATAATTAG
- a CDS encoding SusC/RagA family TonB-linked outer membrane protein produces MRNLLVFLFVFTLQAHSSLYSQSRMTVDLENSNMKELIRVIEKQTSLGFLYDENLESVPVSVKAQNETVENILKEALKKSDLEFLIDHNTILIQKKAESNESDQLQHLRREVSGKILDKDGNPIPGVNVVIVELRQGVATDNYGNFKIMVPNDRSYTLLLTFIGMEEQKIYLGIVDAETQDMGKLVMKAKQSEIGEVLVTGIFNKPKESFTGAATIITKDEIKRSGNRNLLQTLANIDPSFDVQEQPDMGSDPNNTNLAIQIRGASSLPDINDMQLDARNQLNTPLFILDGFEVSMERVLDMNQTDVESVSILKDASATAIYGSRGANGVVVITSSHPPIGKLRVTYNAGLNLEIPDLSSYNLLNAEEKLYVEQLAGMYSSDDPSEQADLLAMYYQNDKAIKEGVNTNWMKIPTQVGVGQYHKLRIGGGDEQFRYDLNASYNQITGAMKGSKRDNVNVGMTLQYIYKKVSFSNLLELGFNKGVNSPYGSFNDYYYMNPYWRPYNEDGTPVTSYTDLVGQTKYNPLYDASLASFSKTDYTSIRNQTTATVNFTPTLKWDSSIGVTQLRGGGDNFTSPLQSGYLQNNIDLLSRGFYTKSSRKEMSYQLSTTLSWGKAFGKHAVFLGANAQVMQSKAERMYVSVKGFTNEKLNDISNGSSYSGTSPTVSESTTRSVGVTATGNYNYNSRYFVDASWRLDGASSFGKNSRFAPFYSVGAAWDVAQEGFIKENLRVLQRFKLRYSYGVTGSLNFSAYQALSTYQYNTDTEYNGQLGTNLLALGNEDLKWQTTYQHNIGLDLTAFNNFLDIDFNYYRKTSDNLIAQASLPYSNGFTSYTENFGEVRNTGFDAMVSMNLVRTSDFNWYVRLGAYHNKNILLKLSEAIKTANEKYEGWQSSDSFYYQYREGESLDALYVLKSPGVDPLTGKVLYEDPETGYVYDHITDGLRKIPVGLIQPKINGRFGSSFRYKGLTLDFTFNVRYGASKLNSSLLTVENSFVRYNLDKRVLGTRWINEGDVTGFKDIASSDNTLANDRFVFKEKTLSMSNINISYNFPEKLLSRYNIQQVTFSAAMSDVFYLSNIKMQRGTDYPYARTPTFNLSVTF; encoded by the coding sequence ATGCGAAATTTATTGGTGTTTCTATTTGTATTCACGTTGCAGGCACACAGTAGCCTATACTCGCAGAGTCGGATGACGGTCGATCTGGAGAATTCCAATATGAAGGAATTGATCAGGGTGATTGAGAAGCAAACTTCGCTAGGCTTCTTGTATGATGAAAATCTGGAGAGTGTTCCGGTTTCTGTAAAAGCGCAAAATGAGACCGTAGAGAATATTCTGAAAGAAGCCCTGAAAAAGTCGGATTTGGAATTTCTGATTGATCACAACACAATTTTGATTCAAAAGAAAGCCGAAAGTAACGAATCTGATCAGCTACAACATCTTCGAAGAGAAGTCAGCGGAAAAATACTTGACAAAGACGGGAACCCGATTCCCGGAGTGAATGTCGTTATCGTGGAACTTCGACAAGGAGTTGCTACCGACAATTATGGGAATTTTAAGATAATGGTTCCGAACGACAGGTCGTACACCCTTCTGTTGACATTCATCGGGATGGAGGAGCAAAAAATTTACCTGGGCATTGTTGATGCAGAAACTCAGGATATGGGTAAGCTGGTAATGAAAGCCAAGCAATCTGAAATTGGAGAAGTGCTCGTAACCGGGATCTTTAACAAGCCCAAAGAAAGCTTTACCGGAGCGGCTACTATTATCACCAAGGATGAAATTAAACGTTCGGGGAACCGAAACTTGCTACAGACCCTGGCAAACATCGATCCTTCGTTTGATGTACAGGAACAACCGGACATGGGATCTGACCCGAACAATACCAATTTGGCCATTCAGATTCGTGGAGCTTCTTCGCTTCCTGATATTAACGATATGCAGTTGGATGCCAGAAACCAGTTGAACACGCCCTTGTTTATACTCGATGGTTTCGAAGTCAGTATGGAGCGGGTGTTGGATATGAACCAAACGGATGTTGAATCGGTGTCTATTTTGAAAGATGCCAGTGCAACAGCAATTTATGGTTCTCGTGGAGCCAACGGCGTTGTAGTTATTACATCTTCACATCCACCGATTGGGAAACTGAGAGTTACCTATAATGCTGGTCTAAATCTTGAGATTCCGGATCTGTCTTCGTATAACTTGCTTAATGCCGAAGAGAAATTGTATGTCGAGCAATTGGCAGGAATGTACTCTTCGGACGACCCTTCGGAACAGGCTGATTTATTGGCCATGTACTACCAAAACGACAAAGCCATAAAAGAAGGCGTAAATACCAATTGGATGAAAATCCCAACGCAGGTTGGAGTTGGTCAGTACCATAAATTGAGAATTGGTGGCGGAGACGAGCAGTTTCGCTATGATTTGAATGCTTCGTACAACCAAATTACCGGTGCAATGAAGGGCTCAAAACGTGATAATGTTAACGTTGGAATGACCCTTCAGTACATCTATAAGAAAGTGAGTTTTTCAAACTTGCTTGAGTTAGGTTTTAATAAAGGGGTAAACAGCCCATACGGCTCGTTTAACGATTACTATTATATGAACCCTTACTGGCGTCCTTATAACGAGGATGGCACTCCGGTTACAAGCTATACCGATTTGGTTGGGCAAACCAAGTATAACCCTTTGTATGACGCCTCGTTGGCTAGCTTTTCGAAAACGGATTATACGTCGATTCGAAATCAAACTACGGCAACAGTTAATTTCACGCCAACCTTAAAGTGGGATTCTTCTATTGGGGTGACACAGTTGAGAGGTGGTGGCGATAACTTTACTTCTCCGCTGCAATCAGGCTATTTGCAAAATAACATCGACTTGTTATCGAGAGGTTTCTATACAAAATCTAGCCGAAAAGAAATGTCTTACCAGCTATCTACAACCTTGAGTTGGGGGAAAGCTTTTGGCAAACACGCTGTTTTTCTTGGAGCAAATGCCCAGGTTATGCAGAGTAAAGCTGAAAGAATGTATGTTTCGGTGAAGGGTTTTACCAATGAAAAATTGAATGATATCTCTAACGGGAGTTCTTATTCCGGAACAAGTCCGACTGTCAGTGAGTCGACAACGAGAAGTGTAGGGGTAACAGCTACCGGGAACTACAATTATAACAGTCGTTATTTTGTTGATGCTTCATGGAGGTTGGATGGCGCTTCGTCCTTCGGAAAGAACAGCCGTTTTGCACCATTTTATTCCGTCGGAGCAGCCTGGGATGTTGCTCAGGAGGGATTTATTAAAGAGAATTTGCGCGTCTTGCAACGATTTAAATTGCGCTATTCTTACGGTGTAACCGGTTCGTTGAACTTTTCGGCTTATCAGGCATTGTCAACGTACCAGTATAATACGGATACGGAATACAACGGACAACTTGGAACCAACTTGCTGGCTCTGGGAAATGAAGATTTGAAATGGCAGACAACGTACCAACACAATATTGGTCTCGATTTGACGGCTTTTAATAATTTCCTGGATATTGATTTCAACTATTACCGGAAAACATCGGATAACCTGATTGCACAAGCTTCGTTGCCTTATTCTAATGGTTTTACCAGTTATACCGAAAACTTTGGTGAAGTTCGGAATACCGGGTTTGATGCCATGGTGAGTATGAACTTGGTGAGAACATCAGACTTTAACTGGTACGTCCGCCTGGGAGCCTATCACAACAAGAACATTTTGTTGAAACTTTCTGAAGCAATTAAGACAGCCAACGAGAAATATGAAGGATGGCAAAGTAGTGACAGTTTCTACTACCAGTATCGGGAAGGAGAATCATTGGATGCTTTGTATGTTCTGAAATCGCCGGGAGTAGATCCGTTGACAGGGAAAGTCCTGTACGAAGACCCAGAAACAGGTTATGTGTACGATCATATTACTGATGGACTGCGTAAGATTCCGGTTGGACTTATTCAGCCTAAAATAAACGGACGTTTTGGTTCTTCGTTCAGATATAAAGGATTGACCCTGGACTTCACGTTCAATGTTCGTTATGGTGCTTCGAAGTTAAACAGCTCTCTGCTGACTGTTGAAAATAGCTTTGTTCGCTATAATCTTGACAAGCGCGTACTTGGCACCCGCTGGATAAACGAAGGTGACGTAACTGGATTTAAAGATATTGCAAGCAGTGATAATACATTAGCAAACGATCGCTTTGTATTCAAGGAAAAAACGCTCTCGATGAGCAATATTAATATATCCTACAATTTCCCGGAGAAGTTGCTGAGTCGCTATAATATCCAGCAGGTTACTTTCTCAGCAGCCATGTCGGATGTGTTTTACCTGTCCAATATTAAGATGCAGAGAGGAACAGATTACCCTTATGCACGGACACCCACATTTAACTTATCAGTTACTTTTTAA
- a CDS encoding FecR family protein has translation MKKVKQTIEWGLISRKLNNKLTEQEERQFERWLSASEKNRQYFRQAQAYHQKQVEDLDLDLVPDTTVGFMQKLNHRNKVRTLYRNFRVAAAIVLPLMLVGGTYWYYQNSKTNDEQLAEQTPIATIRTKATLITTNGAELDLSASGVDLTDSIAGIHIVNDSLQGLSYPKEAETTLTAFNTLITPRGGEYKLTLADGTQVWLNCESELHYPVAFNGDVRKVSLKGEAFFDVTKSTKPFIVETEDVNVRVLGTRFNVSAYRDEDAVKTTLTRGLVNVESKLVNGSLVEVSLKPGDQAEYLRSDAQLLRQTVDTTLYVGWIDGYFRFEGQTLDQVMRNLSRWYDVDYHISAGVDRQKRLFGKLNRQDDFDIIMGMVSKIAGTSFERDGNQVKVSPKK, from the coding sequence ATGAAGAAAGTAAAGCAAACGATCGAATGGGGACTCATTTCCCGAAAACTAAATAACAAGCTCACCGAACAGGAAGAACGGCAGTTTGAGCGTTGGCTCAGTGCGTCGGAAAAAAATCGCCAATATTTCCGGCAAGCCCAGGCTTACCATCAAAAGCAGGTCGAGGATCTCGATTTGGATCTGGTGCCGGACACCACCGTCGGGTTTATGCAAAAACTCAATCACCGAAACAAGGTGCGTACGCTGTATCGCAACTTCCGGGTTGCCGCAGCCATTGTGCTGCCGTTGATGTTAGTTGGCGGTACCTATTGGTACTACCAAAACAGTAAAACGAACGATGAGCAATTAGCAGAACAGACTCCGATTGCCACAATTCGAACCAAAGCGACTTTGATAACAACGAATGGAGCAGAGCTGGACTTGTCGGCTTCCGGCGTCGATTTGACGGATTCCATTGCCGGAATCCATATTGTCAATGATTCGTTGCAGGGGCTGAGTTATCCGAAGGAAGCGGAAACTACGCTTACTGCTTTCAATACCTTGATCACGCCAAGGGGAGGAGAGTACAAATTGACTTTGGCTGATGGAACACAGGTGTGGCTGAATTGTGAGTCGGAACTGCATTACCCGGTTGCTTTCAACGGAGACGTTCGTAAAGTAAGCTTGAAAGGGGAAGCCTTTTTTGATGTCACCAAAAGTACGAAACCATTTATTGTAGAAACTGAAGATGTAAATGTTCGCGTTTTGGGGACACGTTTCAATGTGTCGGCTTATCGGGATGAGGATGCGGTGAAAACAACATTGACCCGGGGATTGGTGAATGTAGAGTCGAAATTAGTCAATGGTTCTCTAGTCGAAGTTTCGCTCAAACCGGGTGATCAGGCTGAATATTTGCGTTCCGATGCACAACTACTTCGCCAGACAGTGGATACGACGCTTTATGTAGGCTGGATTGACGGTTATTTCCGTTTCGAGGGCCAAACCTTAGATCAAGTAATGCGCAATCTTTCGCGCTGGTATGATGTTGATTACCATATTTCCGCTGGAGTGGATCGGCAAAAGAGGCTGTTCGGAAAACTTAACCGACAGGACGATTTTGATATAATCATGGGAATGGTGTCGAAAATTGCCGGAACTTCATTTGAACGAGATGGAAACCAAGTAAAAGTTTCACCGAAAAAATGA